Proteins from a genomic interval of Polaribacter sejongensis:
- a CDS encoding LysE family translocator, whose amino-acid sequence MDIYDFKNAFLIGFFMAFMIGPVFFMLIQTSILKGARAAIAFDLGVLLGDVTFICMAYFGSRSFLEKIKDDPRLFFIGGLVLIVYGLITYFDKQNKKEALASAETIVVPVKNNYIKLFFKGYFLNFINIGVLAFWLGTVLVIGPTLNMNSNSIFWYFATIILGYAITDLGKILLAKQLKSKMTPLVIYRLKRIMGIILIICGVFLILKGFIPNDKIDNFIS is encoded by the coding sequence ATGGATATTTACGACTTTAAAAATGCTTTTCTAATAGGTTTTTTCATGGCTTTTATGATAGGACCTGTTTTTTTTATGCTTATTCAAACTAGTATATTAAAAGGAGCAAGAGCCGCAATTGCATTTGATCTTGGTGTACTTTTGGGTGATGTTACTTTTATATGTATGGCATATTTTGGAAGTAGATCTTTTTTAGAAAAAATTAAAGATGATCCTAGACTATTCTTTATTGGTGGTCTTGTTCTTATTGTATACGGTCTAATAACTTATTTTGACAAACAAAACAAAAAAGAGGCTTTAGCATCTGCAGAAACAATAGTCGTACCTGTTAAAAACAATTATATAAAACTGTTTTTTAAAGGTTACTTTTTAAACTTTATAAATATTGGGGTGTTAGCATTTTGGTTAGGTACCGTGTTGGTAATTGGACCTACTTTAAACATGAATTCTAACAGTATCTTTTGGTATTTTGCTACCATAATTTTAGGTTATGCAATTACAGATCTTGGAAAAATACTCTTGGCAAAACAGCTAAAAAGCAAAATGACTCCTTTAGTAATCTATCGACTAAAGAGAATTATGGGAATTATATTAATTATCTGTGGTGTATTCTTAATTCTAAAAGGGTTTATACCTAATGATAAAATAGATAATTTTATCAGTTAG
- a CDS encoding ferredoxin--NADP reductase, with product MATFHKVNIHEVIRETASAVSLVFKIPGNLKSKFAFHPGQYLTLKKTINGKEVRRAYSICSSPSDSYLKVAIKAVENGTFSTYATTELKEGNFIEISEPEGLFTLETKPNKNYIAFAAGSGITPILSMVKDVLENEVSSTFTLIYGNKTVADTIFKDELDALKEANPDRFNLHYICSREQIEGSLFGRIDKAHTNFYINNSYKSTSFDAAFLCGPESMIDEVSATLTERGFAKGNIHFELFTTSIDEEAVAEIKEGTTEVIVMLDDEETTFTMNQTDDLLSASLRNNLDAPYSCQGGVCSTCMCKVTEGNAIMVKNSILTDSEIEEGLVLACQAYPTTSKISIDFDDV from the coding sequence ATGGCAACATTTCATAAAGTAAATATACACGAAGTGATAAGAGAAACCGCATCTGCGGTTTCTCTTGTATTTAAAATACCCGGAAATTTAAAGTCTAAGTTTGCTTTTCATCCAGGGCAATACTTAACACTTAAAAAAACAATTAACGGTAAAGAAGTTAGAAGAGCTTATTCTATTTGTTCATCTCCTAGCGATTCTTATTTAAAAGTAGCAATTAAAGCAGTAGAGAATGGTACTTTTTCTACGTATGCAACTACAGAATTAAAAGAAGGAAATTTTATTGAAATTTCTGAACCTGAAGGTCTGTTTACATTAGAAACAAAACCTAATAAAAACTACATCGCTTTTGCTGCAGGATCTGGTATTACACCAATTCTATCTATGGTTAAAGATGTATTAGAAAACGAAGTTTCGTCTACTTTTACATTAATTTATGGTAACAAAACTGTTGCAGATACTATTTTTAAAGATGAATTAGATGCTTTAAAAGAAGCAAACCCAGATCGTTTTAACCTACACTACATTTGTAGTCGAGAACAGATAGAAGGTTCTTTATTTGGCAGAATAGACAAAGCACACACCAATTTCTACATTAACAATAGTTACAAATCTACTTCTTTTGATGCTGCCTTTTTATGTGGACCAGAAAGTATGATTGATGAAGTTTCTGCAACACTTACAGAACGTGGTTTTGCTAAAGGAAATATTCATTTTGAATTATTTACAACCTCTATAGACGAAGAAGCTGTAGCGGAGATAAAAGAAGGTACTACAGAAGTTATTGTAATGCTAGATGATGAAGAAACTACTTTTACTATGAACCAAACTGACGATCTTTTATCGGCCAGTTTACGTAACAATTTAGATGCTCCTTATTCTTGCCAAGGCGGAGTTTGCAGCACTTGTATGTGTAAAGTTACAGAAGGAAATGCTATTATGGTTAAGAATTCCATTTTAACAGATAGCGAAATTGAAGAAGGATTGGTTTTAGCTTGTCAAGCGTATCCTACAACTTCAAAAATCTCTATAGATTTTGATGATGTTTAA
- a CDS encoding aspartate-semialdehyde dehydrogenase, which produces MKIAVVGATGMVGTVMLKVLEERNLPITELIPVASARSAGKKLSYKGKEYTIVTLEDAVKMKPDVALFSAGGDTSVEWAPKFAEVGTTVIDNSSAWRMDPTKKLVVPEINGDVLTKDDKIIANPNCSTIQLVAVLSPLHLKYKMKRVVISTYQSVSGSGVKAVQQLDNEEAGIDGEMAYPHKIGRNAIPHCDVFLENGYTKEEMKLVKEPKKILRDDSFSVTATAVRIPTAGGHSEAVNVQFENAFDLAEVRKILSETPGVIVEDDLANNVYPMAINAHDKDEVFVGRIRRDESQENTLNLWIVADNLRKGAATNTIQIAEYLIANNLV; this is translated from the coding sequence ATGAAAATAGCTGTAGTAGGTGCAACTGGAATGGTGGGCACAGTAATGTTAAAAGTTTTAGAAGAGCGTAACTTACCAATAACGGAATTAATTCCTGTAGCTTCTGCAAGATCTGCTGGAAAGAAATTATCATATAAAGGGAAAGAATATACCATAGTTACTTTAGAGGATGCTGTAAAAATGAAGCCAGATGTTGCTTTGTTTTCTGCCGGTGGAGACACTTCTGTAGAATGGGCACCTAAATTTGCTGAAGTTGGTACAACAGTTATCGACAATTCTTCTGCTTGGAGAATGGACCCAACAAAAAAATTAGTGGTTCCAGAAATTAATGGAGACGTTTTAACAAAAGACGATAAAATAATTGCAAACCCTAACTGTTCTACAATTCAGTTAGTAGCAGTTTTATCTCCGTTACATTTAAAGTATAAAATGAAACGTGTAGTTATTTCTACATATCAATCTGTTTCTGGTTCTGGCGTTAAAGCTGTGCAACAATTAGATAATGAAGAGGCTGGTATAGATGGCGAAATGGCATATCCTCATAAAATTGGTAGAAATGCAATTCCGCATTGTGATGTTTTCTTAGAAAACGGATACACCAAAGAGGAAATGAAATTAGTAAAGGAACCTAAGAAAATTTTACGTGATGATTCTTTTTCTGTTACTGCAACTGCGGTTAGAATTCCTACTGCGGGTGGACATTCTGAAGCTGTAAACGTTCAGTTTGAAAATGCCTTTGATTTAGCGGAAGTTCGTAAAATATTAAGTGAAACTCCTGGTGTAATTGTAGAGGATGATTTGGCTAACAACGTGTATCCGATGGCAATAAATGCACATGATAAGGATGAAGTTTTTGTTGGTAGAATTAGAAGGGATGAATCTCAAGAAAATACCTTAAATTTGTGGATCGTTGCAGACAACTTACGTAAAGGTGCAGCTACAAACACAATACAAATTGCCGAATATTTAATTGCAAATAATTTGGTATAA
- a CDS encoding rhodanese-related sulfurtransferase — MQLYNKLSAIERAALIDEAGKDRLTISFYQYFKIENPQLFRDKLFLEWNELDVLGRIYVSYEGINAQLSVPSENFYALKDQLDSISFLKDIRLNVAVEQDNKSFLKLKVKVRNKIVADGLNDETFDVTAKGVHLNAAEFNAMLANPDTVCVDMRNHYESEIGHFDGAVTPDVDTFRDSLDIIEEDLKDNKEDKNLLMYCTGGIRCEKASAYYKHKGFKNVFQLEGGIIEYTRQVKEEGIENKFIGKNFVFDHRRAERITDDVVSNCHQCGKACDEHTNCANEACHLLFIQCDECAERTENTCSADCQEIIQLSFEEQKELRKGKGNSNKIFKKGRSEALKFKK, encoded by the coding sequence ATGCAACTGTACAATAAGTTAAGCGCAATAGAGCGCGCTGCATTAATAGACGAAGCTGGCAAAGACCGCTTAACAATTTCTTTTTATCAATATTTTAAGATAGAAAACCCACAATTATTTAGAGATAAGTTATTCTTAGAATGGAATGAACTCGATGTTTTAGGTCGAATTTATGTTTCATATGAAGGGATCAATGCTCAATTATCTGTTCCATCAGAAAACTTTTACGCTTTAAAAGACCAGTTAGACAGTATTTCTTTCTTAAAAGACATTCGTTTAAATGTTGCTGTAGAGCAAGACAATAAGTCTTTTTTAAAGCTGAAAGTAAAAGTGAGAAACAAAATTGTTGCCGATGGTTTAAATGACGAAACTTTTGATGTTACTGCCAAAGGTGTGCATTTAAATGCTGCGGAATTCAATGCAATGTTAGCAAACCCAGATACGGTTTGTGTAGACATGCGTAACCACTACGAAAGTGAAATTGGTCATTTTGATGGTGCTGTTACTCCAGATGTAGATACGTTTAGAGATTCTTTAGATATTATAGAAGAGGATTTGAAAGATAACAAAGAAGACAAAAATTTGTTGATGTATTGTACTGGCGGAATCCGTTGTGAAAAAGCATCAGCCTATTACAAACACAAAGGATTTAAAAACGTTTTTCAATTAGAAGGCGGAATTATAGAATACACACGTCAGGTAAAAGAAGAAGGCATCGAAAATAAATTTATTGGTAAAAACTTTGTGTTTGATCATAGAAGAGCAGAACGTATTACAGACGATGTAGTTTCTAACTGTCACCAATGTGGTAAAGCGTGTGACGAGCATACAAATTGTGCAAACGAAGCATGTCATTTATTATTTATTCAATGTGATGAATGTGCAGAAAGAACAGAAAACACTTGTTCTGCAGATTGCCAAGAAATAATTCAATTATCTTTTGAGGAGCAAAAGGAATTAAGAAAAGGAAAAGGAAACAGCAACAAAATCTTTAAGAAAGGTCGCTCTGAAGCTTTAAAATTTAAAAAATAA
- a CDS encoding peptidase U32 family protein → MQKIELMAPAGNFESMQAALDNGCDSIYFGVEQLNMRARASVNFTLDDLEEISKRCSEKNVRTYLTLNTIVYDHDLSIVKTLIKRAKEANITAVIAMDQAVISMAREQQMEVHISTQINITNIETVKFYALFADTIVLSRELSLRQVKKITEAIEKDQIKGPSGRLVEIEIFGHGALCMAVSGKCYMSLHSSNSSANRGACKQNCRKKYTVIDQETGFEMELDNEYIMSPKDLCTIDFLDQVADAGIKVLKIEGRGRAPEYVAKVIKCYRDAIDSLANGTYDKAKVISWMQELEKVYNRGFWNGYYLGQKLGEWSKESGSHATQKKVYLGKGEHYFDKAKIGQFKIDAYDVALGDTILITGPTTGAQEMEVKQMFVNDVAAEKATKGDEVTMKLDFKIRRSDKLYKIVKTEFAQN, encoded by the coding sequence ATGCAAAAAATCGAATTAATGGCGCCAGCCGGTAATTTTGAATCTATGCAAGCTGCTTTAGATAATGGTTGCGATTCTATTTATTTTGGGGTAGAGCAACTAAATATGCGTGCAAGAGCTTCTGTTAATTTTACTTTAGATGATTTAGAAGAGATTTCTAAAAGATGTTCAGAAAAAAATGTGAGAACATATCTTACATTAAATACCATAGTTTATGATCATGATCTATCAATAGTAAAAACATTGATAAAACGCGCAAAAGAAGCAAATATTACGGCGGTAATTGCCATGGATCAAGCCGTAATTTCTATGGCGAGAGAACAACAAATGGAAGTGCACATTTCTACGCAAATCAATATTACAAACATAGAAACTGTAAAGTTTTACGCTCTTTTTGCAGATACTATTGTTTTAAGTAGAGAGTTGAGTTTACGACAAGTAAAAAAGATTACAGAAGCAATTGAGAAAGATCAAATAAAAGGACCTTCAGGTAGGTTGGTTGAAATTGAAATTTTTGGTCATGGAGCTTTGTGTATGGCGGTTTCGGGTAAATGTTATATGAGTTTGCATTCTTCAAATTCATCAGCAAACAGAGGTGCTTGTAAACAAAATTGCAGAAAAAAATATACGGTTATCGATCAGGAAACTGGTTTTGAAATGGAGTTGGATAATGAATACATAATGTCTCCAAAAGATTTGTGTACGATTGATTTTTTAGACCAAGTTGCAGATGCCGGAATAAAAGTTTTAAAGATAGAAGGTAGAGGAAGAGCACCAGAATATGTTGCCAAAGTAATTAAATGTTACAGAGATGCTATTGATAGTTTGGCAAACGGAACCTACGATAAAGCAAAAGTAATTTCTTGGATGCAAGAGCTAGAGAAAGTTTACAATCGTGGTTTTTGGAACGGATATTATTTAGGTCAGAAATTAGGAGAATGGAGTAAAGAGTCTGGTTCTCATGCAACGCAAAAGAAAGTCTACTTAGGGAAAGGAGAACATTATTTTGACAAAGCAAAAATCGGTCAGTTTAAAATTGATGCGTATGATGTTGCTTTAGGCGATACAATTCTAATAACCGGGCCAACAACAGGAGCACAAGAAATGGAAGTTAAGCAAATGTTTGTGAATGATGTTGCGGCTGAAAAAGCAACCAAAGGAGACGAAGTTACCATGAAATTAGATTTCAAAATAAGAAGAAGCGACAAGTTATATAAGATTGTAAAAACAGAATTCGCACAGAACTAA
- a CDS encoding ferredoxin, with product MVVITLQRNKCIGCNYCVEVAPSQFQMSKKDGKSVLLHSIEKKGFFTIKSFDESIFYPSLEAKKACPVKIIEVKQV from the coding sequence ATGGTAGTAATTACATTACAAAGAAACAAATGTATTGGTTGTAATTATTGTGTAGAAGTTGCTCCAAGTCAGTTTCAGATGTCAAAAAAAGACGGAAAATCTGTGTTATTACATTCCATAGAGAAGAAAGGTTTTTTCACTATAAAATCTTTTGACGAATCTATTTTTTATCCTTCTTTAGAAGCTAAAAAAGCATGTCCTGTAAAAATTATTGAAGTAAAACAAGTTTAA